In the Silene latifolia isolate original U9 population chromosome 1, ASM4854445v1, whole genome shotgun sequence genome, ATCAGCAGCTGCCGGTAGGACGGAAAACAAGGTCAGTgttaaaaaatgataaaaaagaAAAACATCAGCAGACAATAAAGTATATAGGCTATTAAACCGATTGCAATTCTTTCCATATTAAAGTAACCATCATTAAAGACATTCTCTGCGCAATTTTCATAATGGTTATCCAGACAGAATCTATCAATATCGTTTTATCGGCTTTTCTGAACCTAGAAATTTTCTCAATTAAAAGGAAGTGAGAAATTTCTATGTTTCAAGATCACAAGCATAAAAACATGTCTGTCACAGCAGCATCATCAAACAGAATAATATACCCAACAAGTTGCAACCATGGGAACCGGGGTTTGAAAAATACAGCCTCAGAAATCCAATATTTTACCTTCATGTTCTTCATCTTCTACAGGGGCATCTTTGTTGAAATCAAAACGTTCCCATTGTGAACCAGCACCcatttcttcatcattttcaGCTACAGGAGAAAAAACAAAAGCATCATTGACGTCATCCACACTTTGAATGAAGAGCAACATAGAAGCACTTTCATATTGGAAACAAGAAAAGATATGAGAAGGAAGCTACTATCTCTAAGCTATACACTAAATCTAATACAACTACGGGTGAACCCGAGTTTGTAGCTGGACTCAACCTTGGGTCGGATACTGCACACAGGTCAGCAGAAAATATATCTCTAGGTATTTCTTAAGCACAACCAGGTATACACATTTGTCACTCTATGAGCACGCTCACAATGTCTTGAATAAAAAAATATGGCTAAGAGGCATCTTGAAGTCACAGGCCAAGGCCTCTAAATTGCTGAAGCCTAGATGGCCAGCAGACCACATCTCGTAGCCAAAGCATTTAATAATACTAGAGCTCTAAATACAAATAACCAGCATACAGACATACAGTTCATGACTCAATAGAGCTCTAATTTTTTAAGCAAAGGCTTCGTTTCACTATAACCATCAGGCATTGAATATGGTAGGCTTACAGCTCATTGTAAGTATCCCACCAATTCTAGATATTCAATCGAGTAAACAGCAGCTAAAAAGAAGCTAGAAATAAGTAATAAACTAAAGTGGTGAAATGACATACCAGTTTGCGAGAGCTGAAGTTTCATTTTAGCCTTAACTTTTTCTGCAGGTGTCTGttcagaatgaataaattatgaATTATTTCATTTTGACCAATACATCATACAGAAGCACCTATAGGTACATGAGACGACAAATACAGTAACAaaacaaaagataaaaaaaaaaaccgatTTAACCTTAAACCTTGATATACTAAGGGGTCGCCTGGATTGCCAGTAATAGGCCTGAAAAATTAAGGGGTAATCATTGTGAGTCAGAAAAAGAGGTTTGGTAGAGGCTTATTTATTAGGCAAGTAACTTTTCCTCCTTTGAAGGAGTAATGCATTACTGACCTCCACCTTCCGTAATAGTTACTGGAGGAACACAATTTTGTGATTTTCTCATATTCCTCTACTTTTTGCACTGATTTGACTCATAACCCAGTAGATATTACCTCAACTTGCCAAACCTCACATACAGGAAAAATTTCCTCCACAATGAAATTCTTGAGTAATTATGACCCCATTAAAATCTCCCCCTCAAAAATGAAGTGGATTCCAGGCGACCCCTAAGGGCTTGCTTGGgatgggagtaattattaagggagtaatgggagctaaaataagaagaaatgggaggagattggtgttttgtggtggttgtggagggtggaaaGAGGAGGTGAGGGAGGAACTATTACCTCTATATGGAGGTAATAATTACTTGGAGGGGGAGGTGggtaacaattactcccttaatggagggactattacactatatttccccatttctatctatttctattttcaaaccccatcccttccctccattttttagttcattttagctctattactcccttaataattactcccatcCCAAACAAGCCCTAAAGAGTACAGAATTTGCACAAGTTCCACAAATGTCCAACAGAGAAACAAACActtcaatgagattttaaaaCATCTTCAGTTAGGAAATACCATGAAGTACAAGAGAGTGATTCTTTTAAAGAGAAAGCATGTGATAGATTATAACGAAATACAAGGTACTAATGTACTATGTGCCTGCATGATGAGACTCGCAGCGGGAAGCTGATTAGAAAAGAAGAGAGGAAGAGTAATGGCGAGATGCTTGTGTATGATGTGGTGCTGGCAATCATAAATTTTTAGGAATACAATATTAGAGAGAACCGACTCATAACATCATTCTGAATCTCCTCTCTTTCATTATGACATCAGTTCTCTGTCCCTCATTAAGCTCACTCACAGGCAGATAAAATAGAAAATCTCAAAACTATATAACAAACCATGAGCACCACCATATGATGCAAAACATACCAGGCCAATATTCACACAATACTCAGCCCACATTCATACACTAACCCACAACCGAAAGAAAAGCAAACTTTGGCATAGTAATTCAAACTCGGTGAAAACGGAAGTCATGGCAATCAAGATAATTGATGTGAATACGGTACGATGCTTCAAATAAAAATTCTACGGGGAAATACCGTATCACGAaatgcaaaaaaataaaaataaaaaaacggAAGGGTAGCTTGAGGCACACGGTCAAGCTtgggaaaaaggagaaaaaaagatCAATGCACCATCATTTAATCCTTTCCTAGTTATTTGTATTTGTTTCTAGTTTTTGTTGTAGTTTTAATTTTCCATAAGCATTTAAATAAACTTGTAGAAAACTAGGATAGATTAAATTAGCTTTGGAATTATGGGTCAAAGAAGGCATTAAAGCCCTCTTGATGAACCGTGTAAATAGGCTATATAAGGCCTATTTGGTGTGTTTTATTTTTCATATGTTGTTTGATAAAAATTGAGTTAATTCTCTAAAATCTTGTCTTGGTTATTTGTGTCGTTACACAAGTactttggcttaagaggtcgaaacgcgtATTTCGAACCTTGCTTAAACGAGGGACGTGCTCCTTAGTTTGAGTCGAGTTATTCGACGAGTATCGGATAATTCAAATATTGGCGTGGTTATAGGTCTAACCGCGACAAATATCCTTTCTTTTCCCCTTATTTTCAAAAagctaaaaaaatacaaaattcaaaatgtcgagtcaaaatcaCGAGTCTTCCGCTTCCGCTAAATTCACATCAGTAATTCAAACTCGGTGTAAACGGAAGTCATGGCAATCAAGATAATTGAGCATATATACGTATTGCCAATCCAAATGATAGTGAAACCCTCTGCATAGAAGCGGGAAgttacaacaataataacaaagatGATCACATCAGATTACAAAACTGCAACATCCAAATGATACAAAGACTATCCTACTTTAACTAAGCATTATGACAACAAAAGCAGCAACAACACATGAGAGTCATGAAGAAAACATGGAAAATGATTAAGAAAATGTTAATTCAGTATaaataaagtaaaagaaaagATACCATGTTATGATAGCCATGAATCAAGTTGGCATAATCAAGCACCCCATTCCCATCCTTTTTAAGCACTCCCCTTTTCCTCCTTCCACCATCATCGCTTCCTCTCTCAGAATGTCGCCGCGGTGGTGACAAACTCCTACTTCTCCTCCTGTCCCTTCTTCTATCCCTATCCCTGTCCCTCCTTTCTCGACTCGAAGACCGATACCTTCTACTCTCCCTCTCTCTGCTCCTACTCCTATGCCTATCCCTATGCCTATCCCTATCCCTGTCTCTACTggaaaccctaaccctaacatcTTCGTCGGTGGAAGGGGGtttcttcttaagtttgttttGGATATTGAGGATCTGGGATTGTTTCTCAAGGTGTGAAGAGTGCGATGGGGAAGATGCTTTGACGAAATTGGTGAGAAATGCGGAACCGCGAGGCGGTGGTGATGACGGAGTGGGGTTGTCGGAGAAGCCGAGACCTTGTTTGAATCTGGCAGCGCCGCTTCCTTTCTCAGATAGTTCCTTGTAGTATGCTGCTGCTTTTTCTTCTTCCATTCTAAAACGCTCGTCTCTCCTCTCAACTTCCACCTTTGCTCTAAAACGCTCGTCTCTCCTCTCAACTTCCACCTTTACTTTTCattttgggatattctctcgtgtacccctcaactttttcattttctacgaTATACCCttcttttcatgcaaaaaaactttgaccgtcaataactcttggctacaagtttAGAATACGATAAATTTTGTTTCCACATTGGCCGTCTTTAACAGGTCTTCAGTTTGAG is a window encoding:
- the LOC141609436 gene encoding uncharacterized protein LOC141609436, with the protein product MEEEKAAAYYKELSEKGSGAARFKQGLGFSDNPTPSSPPPRGSAFLTNFVKASSPSHSSHLEKQSQILNIQNKLKKKPPSTDEDVRVRVSSRDRDRDRHRDRHRSRSRERESRRYRSSSRERRDRDRDRRRDRRRSRSLSPPRRHSERGSDDGGRRKRGVLKKDGNGVLDYANLIHGYHNMTPAEKVKAKMKLQLSQTAENDEEMGAGSQWERFDFNKDAPVEDEEHEAADDDAAVSKRIGQSFRFASLEGKREDEIRNAHDLAMFGVPAPQPSQIPESEDESENGNKLTNDTKAEPASSLLNEKVLSKQQGSWRDRARRNVG